The sequence below is a genomic window from Ciceribacter thiooxidans.
GGCCTACGGCACGCATTCGGCGCGTCGTGCCCGAAGACTGCTCGGCTATTTCGAGGAGCAGGGGCTTGTCGTCGTCCACACCGATTTTTCCGGTAAGCGTATCGTCGCCTTCCCGGATCTCGAGGCGGAAACGGCGCCCGGAAGCGCAGACGCGGCGGACGACCAGTCGGCGCCGACGGATCATTTCGCGGCGGAGTAGGCGGGGATCCGTTCCCGTTATGCCCGCTCTTCCCAGACCTTCACCAGTTCGACGATCGTCTTCACCGCCGTTTCCATGTCTTGCACGCTGACCCACTCGAGCGGCGAGTGATAGGCGTGGCCGCCGGTGTAGATGTTGGGGCAGGGCAGGCCCATGAAGGAGAGGCGCGAGCCGTCGGTGCCGCCGCGGATGCTGTGGCGCACGGGCTCGAGACCAACGCGGCGGACGGCCTCTTCGAGATTCTCCATGATCTCCGGATGGCGGTCGAGGACTTCCTTCATATTGCGATACTGGTGTTTGACCGTGAAAGTGTGGCTCGAACCGGGATAGGTGGCCATCACCTCGCTGGTGATCTTCTCCAGCAGGTCTTCCTTTTCCTTCAGTCCGCCTTCCGTGAAATCGCGGATGATGAGCTGGATCCTGGCCGCTTCCATACTGCCCGAGATATCCACCGGGTGGATGAAACCCTCGCGGCCTTCGGTAGTCTCGGGGGCGATGTCGCGAGGCAGGCGGGCGACGATGTCGCTCGCGGCCTTGATGGCGTTCTCCATCTTGCCCTTGGCATAGCCGGGGTGCATGGCGACGCCTGATATGTCGATGGTCACGCCATCGGCGGAGAAGGTCTCGTTCTCTATCTCGCCGACCGTGGAGCCGTCGAGCGTATAGGCAAAGCGTGCGCCGAGCTTTTTCAGATCGACCTTGTCGGCGCCGCGCCCGATCTCCTCGTCTGTGGTGAAGAGGATCTTGACCGGCCCGTGCGGTATCTCCGGATTGCGGACGAGGAACTGTGCCGCCGACATGATTTCGGCTACGCCCGCCTTGTCGTCGGCGCCGAGCAGCGTCGTGCCGTCGGTGGTGACGATGTCGTGGCCGATCTGGTCGTTCAGCTGGGGGTGAGAGGCGACCCGGATCACCTGTGAGGGATCGCCGGTCAGGGTGATGTCACTGCCCTGGTAGTTGCGCACCAGCTGCGGCTTGACGCCGGTGCCGGAGAAATCCGGAGCGGTATCCATGTGCGAGCAGAAGCAGATGGCCGGCACATCCTTTTTTGTGTTGGCCGGGATCGTCGCATAGACGTTGCCGTGCTCATCGAGATGTGCATCATCGAGCCCGAGTGCCTTCAGCTCCCGCTCGAGAAGGCGGCCGAGGTCTTTCTGCTTTTCGGTCGAGGGCTGCGCCTGTGAGGTCGGATCGGACTGCGTGTCGATCACGACGTAGCGGAGAAAACGGTCGAGAACGGTGTCATGGGGAAGGGACATGGGGGATATCCGATTCTGGCTGAAGGTGAGGCGAACTTAGCGCGCCGCTCTCGCCGCGGGAATGCCGGTTTCCAGAAAAGAAGGCCGCGCCGGGAGGTTCCGGCGCGGCGGTTGGTCGAGAGGAGCCGCTTATTCGGCGGGTTTGGTTGCTGCGGGCTTGCTGCGCGTTGCCCAGAGCGAGCCGAGAATGCCGGCGGCGAGGATGGCGACGGTGACACCCAGCGAAACCACCGGCGGGATCTTGGCGAGGCCCAGCATGTCGGCGACGAAGATCTTCGAACCGATGAAGATCAGCACGAGCGACAGCGCATATTTGAGATAGGCGAAGCGGTGGATGAGAGCGGCCAGCGCAAAGTAGAGCGCCCGCAGCCCGAGGATCGCGAAGATGTTCGACGTGTAGACAATGAACGGGTCGGTGGTGATCGCGAAGATCGCCGGGATCGAATCGACGGCAAAGACGAGGTCGGCGAATTCGATCAGGATCAGTGCCAGCATCAGCGGCGTCAGATAGGTTCTCAACCTGCCCGTCTTCGGGTCGGCTTCGCGGGTAAAGAACCTGTCGCCACGCAGACCTTCGGTGACCGGCAAGCGCTTTCGCAGCACTTTCAGAACCGGATTGTTCTCCACGTCATAGGGCTCGCTGCTCGAAAACAGCATCTTGATGCCCGTAATGATCAGGAAGGCGGCGAAGAGATAGAGAACCCAGCCGTAGTTCTCGACGACGGCCGCACCGGCGGCGATCATGATGCCGCGCAGTACGATCACGCCGAGAATGCCGTAAAGCAGGACGCGGTGCTGGTATTCGCGCGGGATGGAGAAGTAGCCGAAGATCATGGCGATGACGAAGATATTGTCCATCGCCAGGCTCTTTTCGATCACGAAACCGGTCAGGTATTCGACGCTTGCCTGCTGGCCGAACTGGCTCCAGACAAAACCGGAGAAGAGAATGCCGAGCGTGATGTAAAAGCCGGACATCAGCAGGCTCTCCCTGATGCCGATCTCGTGGCTCTTCCTGTGAAGAACGCCGAGGTCGAGGGCAAGAAGAGCGATCACGGCGGCAATGAAGGCGAGCCACATCCAGACGGCGGCGCCCTGGAAATCAACCCATAGGAAATCCATGACATAATCCATGCCGGATCAGGTTGATTGGAAGAGCACCGACATCACGGTCGATCCGGCGATACACGTCAGAGGGGCCCGGTGCCGGGGATGGAGGTGGTAAGCCGGCCGGACGCGTTCAAGAGGCGGGCAGAGAAAATCCAGGGCTGCCTGCCGAACGGTGTCGTGATATGCCGGAAAGACCAGACCGTGAGAACTCGCCGGGTTTGCAGGGTGCTTGTTGACAATCCGGCGACTTGCCCCTAAAGACAGCGCCAGCACCGGGTGGCGACGCCCGGTGTTTCATTTGACATGTCCCGTGGCTGCTCCGTTGCTGACGTGAGCCGCCTGTCAGGAAAAGCCGAAAGGTGATCCAGAGGAGGGCGTGTTTCCTAACAGAGCGGGGCCGGAAGGTGCCGCCATAAGAAGACGTGAAAGGAAATACGATGAGCAAGCGCGCATCATCCAAGTACAAAATTGACCGCCGCATGGGCGAGAACATCTGGGGCCGTCCGAAGTCCCCGGTCAACCGCCGCGAATACGGCCCGGGCCAGCACGGCCAGCGCCGCAAGGGCAAGCTCTCCGACTTCGGCGTGCAGCTGCGCGCCAAGCAGAAGCTGAAGGGCTACTACGGCGACATCCGCGAGAAGCAGTTCCGCGCGACCTACGAAGAAGCCAACCGCCGCAAGGGCGACACCGGTGAAAACCTGATCGGCCTGCTCGAATCGCGCCTCGACGCCATCGTCTACCGCGCGAAGTTCGTGCCGACCGTCTGGGCTGCTCGCCAGTTCGTCAACCACGGCCACGTTACCGTCAACGGCGTTCGCGTCAACATCGGTTCCTACCGTTGCAAGGCTGGCGACGTCATCGAAGTTCGCCAGAAGTCCAAGCAGCTGGTTTCGGTTCTGGAATCGGTCCAGCTCGCCGAGCGTGACGTTCCGGACTACATCGAAGTCGACCATAACAAGATGGTTGCGACGTTCGTCCGCGTTCCGACGCTCTCCGACGTTCCGTACCCGGTCGTCATGGAACCGCAGCTGGTCGTCGAATTCTATTCGCGCTGATTTGCGTGCTATCCGGAATTCAGAAAAGCCGTCCCTCGGGGCGGCTTTTTTGTTAGGAGGACTGTCGTCATGGATATTCAGGCACTTCTCGACGGGATTGTTGCAGAACTCGCGGGACGGCGGGGCGAGGGCAAGGTGGCGGACTATATCCCGCAACTCGCCAAGGTGGACCCCAACCAGTTCGGCATTGCAGTGACCACGGTGGACGGCGAGGTCTACGCGGCCGGGGATGCCGCTGTGCCCTTCTCCATCCAGAGCATTTCCAAGGTCTTTATGCTGACGCTGGCACTCGGCAAGGTCGGCGAGGCGCTCTGGCGCCGGGTCGGTCGCGAGCCGTCGGGCACGGCGTTCAATTCCATCGTCCAGCTCGAGCATGAGCACGGCATCCCCCGCAATCCCTTCATCAACGCGGGCGCCATCGTCATCTGCGACCTCGTTCTCGCCGGCTACAAGCCGAAAGAAGCGATCGGTGAATTCCTGCGCTTCGTGCGTTCGCTCGCCGACGACGACACGATCACCATCGACAGGGCGGTGGCGCAGTCGGAAACGGCGACGGGCTATCGCAACTACGCCCTCGCGAACTTCATGCGTTCATTCAACAACCTCCAGCATGATGTTGATCATGTTCTCGGAGTTTACTTTCACCAGTGTGCGCTTGCGATGACCTGCCGGCAATTGTCGCGGGCGGGGCTCTTCCTCGCGGCGCGTGGCGCGGACCCGATCGGCGGCTATTCCGTGGTATCGGAGAAGCGGGCGCGACGCATCAACGCGCTGATGCTCACCTGCGGCCACTATGATGGTTCGGGCGACTTCGCCTTCCATGTCGGCCTGCCGGGCAAGAGCGGTGTCGGCGGCGGCATCATGGCGATCGCGCCGGGCAAGGCCTCGATCGCCGTCTGGTCGCCGGGGCTGAACAAGGTCGGAAACTCCGCACTCGGCACCGTCGCGCTGGAAATGCTCGCTTCCCGCACCGGCTGGTCGATATTCGGGGCTTGATCTTCGCGCGCCGAGCGGGCATTGCCAGTGCGAGCCATCCCGGCTGTCCCGGAGCCAGACGATGACACTTTCGACGTCCGCCGAGCAATTCGATGCCGATGCCGGCGATGATGGAGAGATCGCGGAGGCGATTGCCGTCCATCCGGTCTTTGCCAATGCCCCGCGCTCGGTCGGCTTCAACAAGCTGCGCAAGCGGCTGATCCGCCAGGTCCGGCAGGCGATTACCGATTTCGACATGCTGAAGGGGCAGAAGCGCTGGCTGGTCGGGCTTTCCGGCGGCAAGGACAGCTATGGGATGCTGGCGCTGCTCCTCGACCTCAAATGGCGGGGCCTGCTGCCGGTCGATCTCGTCGCCTGCAATCTCGACCAGGGGCAGCCGAACTTTCCCAAGCGCGTGCTGCCGGACTATCTCGCATCGATCGGCGTTCCGCACCGGATCGAGTACCGCGACACCTATTCGGTGGTGACGGAAAAGGTGCCGCAAGGCGCCACCTATTGTTCTCTGTGTTCAAGGCTCAGGCGCGGCAATCTCTACCGTATCGCCCGCGAAGAGGGCTGCGAGGCGCTGGTCCTCGGCCATCACCGCGAGGACATCCTCGAGACCTTCTTCATGAACTTCTTCCACGGCGGGCGGCTCTCGGCCATGCCCGCGAAGCTGCTGAACGACGACGGCGATCTCATGGTGCTGCGCCCGCTCGCCTATGCCGCGGAGGAGGACCTCGCGCGGTTCGCCGCCGCGATGCAGTTTCCGATCATCCCCTGCGATCTCTGCGGCTCCCAGGACGGACTGCAGCGCAATGCTATGAAGGAGATGCTCGCAGGCATCGAAGCGAAGATGCCGGGCCGCAAGGACGCCATGCTCAGGGCGCTCGCCCATGTTGACCCGTCGCATCTGCTCGATCCGAAGCTCTTCGACTTCTCCTCCCTCTCGCCGACAAAGGATGAATGACCATGGCCGATCTCGATATCGCTGCGCTCGCCAACGTGCTCCAGGAGGCGGCGTATGCCGAGATCCTGCCCCGTTTCCGTAACCTCGGAGAGGGCGACATCCGGATGAAGACCGAGGCGATCGATCTCGTCACCGAAGCCGACGAGGCGGCCGAGCGCATGATCCGCGACCGTGTGGCCGAACTGTTGCCGGATGCGCTGTTCGTCGGCGAGGAGTCGGTCGCCGCCGATCCGGCCCTTCTCGGGAAGATCGCCGATGCCGATCTCGCCATCGTCGTCGACCCGATCGACGGCACCTTCAATTTCGCCGTCGGCCTGCCGCTGTTCGGCGTGATGCTGAGCGTCGTCTCCGAAGGCGAGACCGTTGCCGGCATCATCTACGACCCGATCGGCAATGACTGGGCGATCGCGGAGAAGGGATCGGGTGCCTGGCTCTGCCGCACCGACGGCACGCAGGAGCGCATGGCCGTTCGGCCGTCGCAGCCGCTTTCGCAGATGATCGGTATCGCCAATACGGGCTTCTTCGAAATCGAGAAGCGCCGCAAGCTGCTGGTCAATCTTGCGGAGGTGCGCCTCTTCACCAGCTATCGCTGCGCGGCCCACGAATACCGCCTGCTCGCCCAGGGGCATATGGACTTCGCCATGTACAACAAGCTGATGCCGTGGGACCATCTGGCCGGCACGCTGATTGCGCAGGAGGCGGGGGCCCACGCGGCCCGCTTCGACGGTTCGCCCTACCTTCCGCATCATACGAGCGGCGGTCTGCTGATCGCCAATGACCAGGAGAGCTGGCGGGAGCTCATGGCGAAGGTCTTCACCGTCTGAGACAAAAAGCCCGGTCATACCGGGCTTTTTCTTGTCAACGCGGGGCGTTTTGCGGCCGGAACAACCGTCCCTTCTCGGCGATCAGCACGAAGACCAGTCCGATCAGCGAGACGGTGAAGTAGCCGGCCACCATGGGCAATGCGGTCCCGTCATAGGCCTGGCCGATCGCGGCGCCGATCAGCGAACCGCCGACCGTTCCCATGAAGCCGAGTACCGAGGACGCCGTACCTGCGACATGGCCGAGCGGCTCCATGGCGAGCGAGTTGAAGTTCGAGCCGATCCAGCCGAACTGGAACATCGCCAGCGCGAAGAGCACGAAGAACAGCGGGAAGGGCATCGGCTGCGGTCCGAAGACCTGTATCAGCAGCCACACGAAGGTGATGGAGATGAAGCCCAGCAGCGAGGCATGCGAGAGCCGCCGCATGCCGAAGCGTCCGACGAGCCGCGAGTTCACGAAGGACGACAGCGCCATGAAAGTCGCAACGCCGGCGAAGGCGACCGGAAACCATGTGCCGAGATGGTAGATGCCGACATAGATCTGCTGGGCCGAGTTGATGAAGCCGAAGAGGGCGCCGAAGATGAAGGTGCTCGCCAGCGTGTAGCAGAGTGCCACGCGGTCGGTGAGCACGATGCGGAACCCTCCGAGGATCGACCGGGCCGTGAACGGCCGGACATCGACCGGCGACAGCGTTTCCGGCAGCCGGATGTACATCCAGCAGCCCACGAGCGTCGCCACGGCCGCCATGAAGACGAAGATCAGGTGCCAGTGGCCGAGCAGCATGATGACCTGGCCGGTGCCGGGAGCGACGACCGGGATCACCATGAAGACCATCATGATGAGCGACATGACTTCCGCCATCTGGCGCCCGCCGAAGACGTCGCGGACGACCGAGATGGTGATGACACGCATGGCTGCCGAGCCGAGCCCCTGCATGAAGCGGAGCACGAGGAGCGCGCCGAAGCTAGGCACCAGCGTGACGGCGAGGGAGGAGACAACGTAGACGCCGAGGCCGAACAGCATCGGCTTGCGACGGCCGAAGCGATCGGCCACCGGGCCGTAGAAGAGCTGGGCGATGCCGAAGCCGATCAGATAGGCGGAGACCACATACTGTCGGTGATTCTCGTTGGTGACGTTGAGGGCACTGCCGATCTGCTGCAATCCCGGCAGCATGATGTCGATCGCCAGTGCGTTCAGCGCCATCAGGAACGCCATCAGCGCGATGAATTCCGGTCGTCCCATGCCCTTGAGCAGGGAAGGACGCGATTCAAGTGGTTTGTTCATCGAATCCATTCCTGAAAAACAGCGAGAAGGCGCCGTGGGAAGCGGCGCCTTGGCAAGTTGTACGCGTCATGGATGGTCCGCGACGGACGCCGCGGATCAGGAAATCAGGCGGCGCCGCGGGCGCTGACGCCCTGTTCGGCAAGATGCTTCTGCAGTTCGCCCGACTGGAACATTTCACGGACGATGTCGCAGCCACCGACGAATTCGCCCTTGATGTAGAGCTGCGGAATCGTCGGCCAGTTGGAATACTCCTTGATGCCCTGGCGAATCTCGTCATCGGCGAGCACGTTGATGCCCTTGTAGTCGACCCCGACATAATCGAGGATCTGCACCACCTGGCCGGAGAAGCCGCACTGCGGGAACTGCGGGGTACCCTTCATGAAGAGAACTACGTCGTTGCTCTTCACTTCGTTGTCGATGAGTTCGTTGATGCCGCTCATGGCAAAATCCTTTCACATGCGGTTCAAGTGCCGCTGCTTCGTCTTTCGCTTAGATAACATGGCGAGCCGAGATTTCCAGCCGCGATTTGAGAAAAGCCGGAAACAGGCGAAGGGTGTGTCCTATCGGCTTCGGCGGTTGATCCGGCGAGCCGCGCGCGCTGTCTTGCCGGTGCTTCGCGTAATGTTCTTCTGCCGCGAGGCGGACGTTCGGCGGGCGACATGAGAGCGCCGCCGGCGCTTTGTGAGCCCCGAGACGATGCTCCTGATCAGTGCCGCGATGAATTCGCCGAGGACGCCTTTCACGGTCGTGACTTTCCGTCTGCCTATTCGGGAACCGAGGTCTGCAAGGCGAGCGCATGCAGTACGCCGCCCATGTTGCCCTTCAGCGCGTCATAGACCATCTGGTGCTGCTGCACGCGCGTCTTGCCGCGGAACGCCTCCGCGACAACCTCTGCGGCGTAGTGATCGCCGTCTCCGGCCAGGTCACGGATCACGACGCGGGCCCCGGGAATGCCGGCCTTGATGAGATCTTCGATGTCGCCGGGTTTCATTGCCATGATCGGTACTCCTTCCTTGCGGGCGGCTTCAGGCCAGTTCTCCGCTCATGAAGTCAGGGAACCACGATTCATGTGCCGAGCGCAATTGCTCAATTGCCACCGGGCGAGCCTGTCCCAGCTTGACCGTCGAGCCGCCGGTCCGGCCGATCCAGGGGCAGAAGACGCCGGCCGCTTCGGCGCGGACGAGCACCGTATCGACGTCCTCTTCCTTGACGGTCAAAACGTAGCGGCCTTGGTCCTCGCCGAAGAAGACCGGGATCGGATCTGCGTCGTTGAGGGCGTTGATGGTCGCGCCGATGCCGGAGGCCATCGCCATCTCGGCGACCGCGAGAGCAAGGCCGCCGGACGAGCAGTCGTGGACGGCCGTCGCCAGGCCGTCTTCGATCAGGCCGCGGACGAATTCGCCTGCCTTCTTCTCCTCGACGAGGTCGACATGCGGGGCAGGGCCGTCGGTGCGGCCGTGGACATCGCGCAGGTAGACCGACTGACCGAGATGTGTACCCCAGCCCGAAGGTGCGCCGGCGAGCAGGACCGCTTCGCCCTGGGCGGCAAAGCGGATGCGGGTCATCTTCGACCAGTCGTTGAGCAGACCGACGCCGCCGATCGTGGGGGTCGGCAGGATCGCCTGGCCGTTGGTCTCGTTGTAGAGCGAGACGTTGCCCGAGACGATCGGGAAGTCGAGGGCCTTGCAGGCCTCACCGATACCTTTGATCGCAAAGACCAGCTGGCCCATGATCTCCGGGCGCTCGGGATTGCCGAAATTCAGGTTGTCGGTCGCAGCGAGCGGCAGGGCACCGGTCGCGGTGATGTTGCGCCAGCATTCGGCCACCGCCTGCTTGCCGCCCTCGAAGGGATCGGCCTCGACATAACGCGGCGTCACGTCCGAGGAGAAGGCGAGCGCCTTGGTGGGGTGGGTATCGACACGGACGACGCCGGCGTCGCCGCCCGGAAGCTGCAGCGAGTTGCCCTGGATCAGGGTGTCATACTGTTCGTATACCCAGCGCCGCGAGCAGTTGTTCGGCGATCCTACGAGCTTCAGGAGCGCGTCGGCGATATCCGCCTGCGGAACGTCGTTTTCGGCGAGCGGAG
It includes:
- the pepT gene encoding peptidase T, encoding MSLPHDTVLDRFLRYVVIDTQSDPTSQAQPSTEKQKDLGRLLERELKALGLDDAHLDEHGNVYATIPANTKKDVPAICFCSHMDTAPDFSGTGVKPQLVRNYQGSDITLTGDPSQVIRVASHPQLNDQIGHDIVTTDGTTLLGADDKAGVAEIMSAAQFLVRNPEIPHGPVKILFTTDEEIGRGADKVDLKKLGARFAYTLDGSTVGEIENETFSADGVTIDISGVAMHPGYAKGKMENAIKAASDIVARLPRDIAPETTEGREGFIHPVDISGSMEAARIQLIIRDFTEGGLKEKEDLLEKITSEVMATYPGSSHTFTVKHQYRNMKEVLDRHPEIMENLEEAVRRVGLEPVRHSIRGGTDGSRLSFMGLPCPNIYTGGHAYHSPLEWVSVQDMETAVKTIVELVKVWEERA
- a CDS encoding TerC family protein; protein product: MDFLWVDFQGAAVWMWLAFIAAVIALLALDLGVLHRKSHEIGIRESLLMSGFYITLGILFSGFVWSQFGQQASVEYLTGFVIEKSLAMDNIFVIAMIFGYFSIPREYQHRVLLYGILGVIVLRGIMIAAGAAVVENYGWVLYLFAAFLIITGIKMLFSSSEPYDVENNPVLKVLRKRLPVTEGLRGDRFFTREADPKTGRLRTYLTPLMLALILIEFADLVFAVDSIPAIFAITTDPFIVYTSNIFAILGLRALYFALAALIHRFAYLKYALSLVLIFIGSKIFVADMLGLAKIPPVVSLGVTVAILAAGILGSLWATRSKPAATKPAE
- the rpsD gene encoding 30S ribosomal protein S4 produces the protein MSKRASSKYKIDRRMGENIWGRPKSPVNRREYGPGQHGQRRKGKLSDFGVQLRAKQKLKGYYGDIREKQFRATYEEANRRKGDTGENLIGLLESRLDAIVYRAKFVPTVWAARQFVNHGHVTVNGVRVNIGSYRCKAGDVIEVRQKSKQLVSVLESVQLAERDVPDYIEVDHNKMVATFVRVPTLSDVPYPVVMEPQLVVEFYSR
- a CDS encoding glutaminase, yielding MDIQALLDGIVAELAGRRGEGKVADYIPQLAKVDPNQFGIAVTTVDGEVYAAGDAAVPFSIQSISKVFMLTLALGKVGEALWRRVGREPSGTAFNSIVQLEHEHGIPRNPFINAGAIVICDLVLAGYKPKEAIGEFLRFVRSLADDDTITIDRAVAQSETATGYRNYALANFMRSFNNLQHDVDHVLGVYFHQCALAMTCRQLSRAGLFLAARGADPIGGYSVVSEKRARRINALMLTCGHYDGSGDFAFHVGLPGKSGVGGGIMAIAPGKASIAVWSPGLNKVGNSALGTVALEMLASRTGWSIFGA
- the ttcA gene encoding tRNA 2-thiocytidine(32) synthetase TtcA: MTLSTSAEQFDADAGDDGEIAEAIAVHPVFANAPRSVGFNKLRKRLIRQVRQAITDFDMLKGQKRWLVGLSGGKDSYGMLALLLDLKWRGLLPVDLVACNLDQGQPNFPKRVLPDYLASIGVPHRIEYRDTYSVVTEKVPQGATYCSLCSRLRRGNLYRIAREEGCEALVLGHHREDILETFFMNFFHGGRLSAMPAKLLNDDGDLMVLRPLAYAAEEDLARFAAAMQFPIIPCDLCGSQDGLQRNAMKEMLAGIEAKMPGRKDAMLRALAHVDPSHLLDPKLFDFSSLSPTKDE
- a CDS encoding inositol monophosphatase family protein, translating into MADLDIAALANVLQEAAYAEILPRFRNLGEGDIRMKTEAIDLVTEADEAAERMIRDRVAELLPDALFVGEESVAADPALLGKIADADLAIVVDPIDGTFNFAVGLPLFGVMLSVVSEGETVAGIIYDPIGNDWAIAEKGSGAWLCRTDGTQERMAVRPSQPLSQMIGIANTGFFEIEKRRKLLVNLAEVRLFTSYRCAAHEYRLLAQGHMDFAMYNKLMPWDHLAGTLIAQEAGAHAARFDGSPYLPHHTSGGLLIANDQESWRELMAKVFTV
- a CDS encoding multidrug effflux MFS transporter, which gives rise to MGRPEFIALMAFLMALNALAIDIMLPGLQQIGSALNVTNENHRQYVVSAYLIGFGIAQLFYGPVADRFGRRKPMLFGLGVYVVSSLAVTLVPSFGALLVLRFMQGLGSAAMRVITISVVRDVFGGRQMAEVMSLIMMVFMVIPVVAPGTGQVIMLLGHWHLIFVFMAAVATLVGCWMYIRLPETLSPVDVRPFTARSILGGFRIVLTDRVALCYTLASTFIFGALFGFINSAQQIYVGIYHLGTWFPVAFAGVATFMALSSFVNSRLVGRFGMRRLSHASLLGFISITFVWLLIQVFGPQPMPFPLFFVLFALAMFQFGWIGSNFNSLAMEPLGHVAGTASSVLGFMGTVGGSLIGAAIGQAYDGTALPMVAGYFTVSLIGLVFVLIAEKGRLFRPQNAPR
- the grxD gene encoding Grx4 family monothiol glutaredoxin; translation: MSGINELIDNEVKSNDVVLFMKGTPQFPQCGFSGQVVQILDYVGVDYKGINVLADDEIRQGIKEYSNWPTIPQLYIKGEFVGGCDIVREMFQSGELQKHLAEQGVSARGAA
- a CDS encoding BolA/IbaG family iron-sulfur metabolism protein gives rise to the protein MAMKPGDIEDLIKAGIPGARVVIRDLAGDGDHYAAEVVAEAFRGKTRVQQHQMVYDALKGNMGGVLHALALQTSVPE